One region of Alosa sapidissima isolate fAloSap1 chromosome 1, fAloSap1.pri, whole genome shotgun sequence genomic DNA includes:
- the lsm6 gene encoding U6 snRNA-associated Sm-like protein LSm6 yields MSLRKQTPSDFLKQIIGRPVVVKLNSGVDYRGVLACLDGYMNIAVEQTEEYVNGQLKNKYGDAFLRGNNVLYISTQKRKL; encoded by the exons ATGAGTCTACGAAAGCAAACCCCGAGTGATTTCTTGAAGCAAATCATTGGGAGACCAGTGGTGGTAAAACTGAATTCAGGAGTGGATTACAGAG GTGTTCTTGCATGTCTGGATGGCTACATGAACATTGCTGTGGAACAAACAGAAGAATATGTAAATGGACAGTTAAAGAACAAGTATGGAGATGCATTTTTGAGGGGAAACAATG tttTGTATATCAGCACCCAGAAGAGAAAGCTGTGA